A genomic region of Tamandua tetradactyla isolate mTamTet1 chromosome 2, mTamTet1.pri, whole genome shotgun sequence contains the following coding sequences:
- the ALDOB gene encoding fructose-bisphosphate aldolase B, with translation MAQRFPALTPEQKKELSEIAQRIVANGKGILAADESVGTMGNRLQRIQVENTEENRRQFREMLFTVEDSVNQSIGGVILFHETLYQKDSQGKLFRNILKEKGIVVGIKLDKGAAPLAGTNKETTIQGLDGLSERCAQYKKDGADFGKWRAVLRIADQCPSNLAIQENANTLARYASICQQNGLVPIVEPEVIPDGDHDMEHCQHVTEKVLAAVYKALNDHHVYLEGTLLKPNMVTAGHACTKKYTPEQVAMATVTALHRTVPAAVPGICFLSGGMSEEDATLNLNAINLCRLPKPWKLSFSYGRALQASALAAWKGKAENKKATQEAFMKRAVANCQAAKGQYVHTGSSGSASTQSLFTACYTY, from the exons ATGGCCCAGCGATTTCCAGCCCTCACCCCAGAACAGAAGAAGGAGCTCTCTGAAATAGCCCAACGCATTGTTGCAAACGGAAAGGGGATCCTGGCTGCAGATGAATCTGTAG GCACCATGGGGAACCGCCTGCAGAGGATCCAGGTGGAGAACACGGAAGAGAACCGCCGGCAGTTCCGAGAAATGCTCTTCACCGTGGAAGATTCTGTCAACCAGAGCATCGGGGGCGTGATCCTCTTCCATGAAACCCTCTACCAGAAGGACAGCCAGGGAAAGCTGTTCAGAAATATCCTCAAGGAAAAGGGGATCGTGGTGGGAATCAAG TTAGACAAAGGAGCTGCTCCTCTTGCAggcacaaacaaagaaaccaccaTTCAAG GTCTGGACGGTCTCTCTGAGCGCTGTGCTCAGTACAAGAAGGATGGTGCTGACTTTGGGAAGTGGCGTGCTGTGCTAAGGATTGCCGACCAGTGTCCATCCAACCTTGCCATCCAGGAAAACGCCAACACCCTGGCTCGCTACGCCAGCATCTGCCAGCAG aaTGGATTGGTACCCATTGTTGAACCAGAGGTCATTCCCGATGGAGACCATGATATGGAACACTGCCAACATGTCACTGAGAAG GTCTTGGCTGCTGTTTACAAGGCCCTGAATGACCATCATGTTTACCTGGAGGGCACGCTACTAAAGCCCAACATGGTGACTGCTGGGCATGCCTGCACCAAGAAGTATACTCCAGAGCAGGTGGCTATGGCCACTGTCACAGCTCTTCACCGCACTGTTCCTGCTGCTGTTCCTG GCATCTGCTTTTTGTCTGGTGGCATGAGTGAAGAGGATGCTACTCTCAACCTCAATGCTATCAACCTTTGCCGTCTGCCAAAGCCCTGGAAACTAAGTTTCTCTTATGGACGGGCCCTACAGGCCAGTGCACTTGCTGCCTGGAAGGGCAAGGCTGAAAACAAGAAGGCAACCCAGGAGGCTTTTATGAAGCGTGCCGTG GCTAACTGCCAGGCAGCCAAAGGACAGTATGTTCATACAGGCTCTTCTGGTTCAGCCTCCACCCAGTCGCTCTTCACTGCCTGCTACACCTACTAG